The following coding sequences lie in one Arachis hypogaea cultivar Tifrunner chromosome 9, arahy.Tifrunner.gnm2.J5K5, whole genome shotgun sequence genomic window:
- the LOC112712127 gene encoding probable pectate lyase 18 — protein sequence MSLHISSILLMWLLLSSFSPPIKATFNFTLPHQHPYPEAVVHQVQRKINASLSRRELLSKDQSSACLTGNPVDDCWRCDPNWSANRQKLADCGIGFGRDAMGGKGGQIYVVTDSSDRDPANPVPGTLRHAVIQDVPLWIVFSGDMTIVLKHELIFNSYKTVDGRGANVHVTGHGCITLQYISNVIIHNIHVHHCKPSGNTNIRASPTHVGWRGVSDGDGISIFGSRKIWIDHCSLSYCTDGLIDAIMGSTGITISNNHFAHHDEVMLLGHNDKYLPDKGMQVTIAFNHFGEGLVQRMPRCRLGYIHVVNNDFTQWEMYAIGGSANPTINSQGNRYTAPADPNAKEVTKRVDTNEGEWSDWNWRTDGDIMVNGAFFVPSGGGMSAQYAEASSVQPKSAVQIDHLTMYSGVFGDPRDNGDLFPGYTGGGTVTSATNKGGSSGGSSGGDGGDFFGMIFGGGSSQAAPPPSSILVFVSTFLSLLIIFLLDTTTNHAILLSLL from the exons ATGAGTCTTCATATCAGCTCCATTCTGTTAATGTGGCTTCTGCTAAGTTCATTCTCTCCTCCAATCAAAGCTACCTTCAACTTCACCTTGCCCCACCAACACCCTTACCCTGAAGCTGTGGTTCATCAAGTTCAAAG GAAAATCAATGCTTCACTTTCAAGAAGGGAGCTTCTCTCGAAAGACCAATCCTCTGCCTGTCTCACCGGAAACCCCGTCGACGACTGTTGGCGGTGCGACCCAAACTGGTCAGCAAACCGGCAGAAGCTCGCCGACTGTGGCATCGGCTTCGGACGCGACGCAATGGGCGGAAAAGGCGGCCAGATCTACGTAGTAACCGACTCCTCCGACAGGGACCCGGCGAACCCCGTTCCCGGAACCCTCCGTCACGCGGTGATCCAAGACGTGCCACTCTGGATCGTTTTCTCCGGCGACATGACCATAGTCCTAAAACACGAACTAATCTTCAACAGCTACAAGACGGTGGACGGTCGCGGCGCCAACGTCCACGTCACCGGCCACGGCTGCATCACGCTCCAATACATCTCGAACGTGATCATCCACAACATCCACGTCCACCATTGCAAGCCCTCCGGCAACACCAACATAAGAGCCTCTCCGACGCACGTGGGGTGGAGGGGAGTCTCCGACGGCGACGGAATCTCCATCTTCGGGTCACGCAAGATCTGGATCGACCATTGCTCTCTCTCGTACTGTACGGACGGATTAATCGATGCCATAATGGGGTCGACGGGGATcacaatttcaaacaaccatttcGCGCACCACGACGAGGTGATGCTGTTGGGGCATAACGACAAGTACTTGCCGGATAAAGGAATGCAGGTCACCATCGCTTTCAACCACTTCGGTGAAGGTTTGGTTCAGAGAATGCCACGGTGCAGATTGGGATATATTCATGTTGTTAACAATGATTTCACTCAGTGGGAGATGTATGCAATCGGAGGCAGCGCTAACCCCACCATTAACAGCCAGGGTAACCGTTACACTGCTCCCGCCGATCCTAACGCCAAGGAG GTGACGAAGCGCGTGGACACGAATGAGGGGGAATGGAGCGATTGGAATTGGAGGACGGACGGGGACATAATGGTAAATGGAGCATTCTTTGTGCCATCTGGTGGTGGCATGAGTGCTCAGTATGCAGAGGCATCAAGCGTGCAACCCAAATCCGCCGTGCAAATCGACCACCTTACCATGTATTCCGGCGTCTTCGGTGATCCACG GGACAATGGGGACTTATTTCCCGGTTACACCGGAGGTGGGACCGTGACGAGCGCCACCAACAAGGGTGGAAGCAGTGGTGGGTCCAGCGGTGGCGATGGTGGGGACTTCTTCGGGATGATATTCGGCGGTGGTAGCAGCCAAGCAGCACCACCACCCTCATCAATTCTTGTATTTGTTTCAACATTTTTGTCccttttaattattttccttTTGGACACTACCAccaaccatgctattttattatcattattatga
- the LOC112712128 gene encoding transcription repressor OFP13, whose amino-acid sequence MRKKALMKLPLSLFKTKEEPPQRRNHHHHHDVLPWQNLFPSCGGNYPKTLSFRGGDGGDFFKTVNSVFLDPAATTIEASMTETPSAESWFSSESASAVSLSTESEEYDGESLEMVVRGVKRSERLLFEAGETKTSSILEMARASSSLPFKESVVVAMESEDPYSDFRRSMEEMVESHGVKDDWEGLEELLCWYLKVNGKNNHGFIVAAFVDLIITIAASASASVAAASSNNNSTSSSSSSSSSSSSSDSTTTTTYSSAVSSFPSSPLCLSQGHNNDIVHHKHHHNDTATTS is encoded by the coding sequence ATGAGAAAGAAAGCACTAATGAAACTGCCACTATCTCTATTCAAAACCAAAGAGGAACCGCCACAAAGaagaaatcatcatcatcatcatgatgtTCTTCCATGGCAGAACTTGTTTCCATCTTGCGGCGGAAACTACCCGAAGACACTCTCTTTTCGCGGCGGAGACGGCGGGGATTTCTTCAAGACGGTGAACTCTGTGTTCTTGGATCCTGCAGCTACAACCATTGAAGCAAGCATGACCGAGACACCATCAGCAGAATCATGGTTTTCATCGGAGTCGGCAAGCGCGGTGAGCTTGTCAACGGAGTCAGAGGAGTACGACGGCGAGTCTCTGGAGATGGTGGTGCGCGGCGTGAAGAGATCGGAGAGGCTGTTGTTCGAGGCAGGGGAGACAAAAACGAGCTCCATTTTGGAGATGGCGAGAGCAAGCAGTAGCTTGCCGTTCAAGGAAagtgtggttgtggctatggagTCTGAAGATCCGTACAGTGATTTCAGGAGGTCAATGGAGGAGATGGTTGAGAGTCATGGAGTGAAGGATGATTGGGAGGGTTTGGAAGAGCTTCTTTGTTGGTATCTCAAGGTTAATGGTAAGAACAACCATGGATTCATTGTTGCTGCTTTTGTGGATTTGATTATTACCAttgctgcttctgcttctgcttctgttgCTGCAGCTTCTTCTAATAACAactcaacttcttcttcttcttcctcttcttcttcttcttcatcttctgatTCAACAACTACTACTACTTATTCTTCTGctgtttcttcttttccttcctctccCTTGTGTTTATCTCAGGGACACAACAATGACATTGTTCATCATAAACACCATCATAATGATACTGCTACTACTAGTTAG